The nucleotide window GGTGTGGAAGAGAAAGATTACattgtacaaacacacatacacacctcagtGAGCGAcaggtggtctgtgtgtgtgagtagtgtgtttGCGCACTGTGTCAGTGTGAAATGCATGTGTATACTTGTGTCTATCCACACATGAAGTTCCCTCGCGGGAAAATTGACCTGACTTGGCTTGATAgtaagatgacacacacacacacacgactaacCTGCTGGAACAATCTTGATGAGGAGCAGCATGATCCCACAGAAAAATATGCAGGATGACAGCGTCAAGCGTCGTGAAACATAACGCCCCACAAAATACATCATAGTGTACCCGGCAAACTCAGTGCCAGCAGCAAAGACACAGTTCAGGTAAGGATCTCCATCCATATTAGGGGTGTTTAATGACAGTCCGTAGTAAGTCAGAGATATTATTGACCTATTGAACAGACACATGAACAGAACTAAATGAAACACAGACACGGAATTGAATGATGGGTCTACATATACATGTAACTCTAACTCTCTTTGTGTCTCCATGGTGATATACAATATGTAACTCTAACTGTCTTCGTGCTGATGAAAAGATGTGCTGATGCCCCTTTCTGAGCCCAAACAATACAACTTAAAGAGAATGACCACAAATCTCACCAGGTGAACATTTGGTAAGATGATCTGTtctacatactgtagcctacatacaaTAACAGCAAATGCCACACTCAAGCAAGCAGCAACATTTTACTTACCAAATTATTACATTCAGGATTGTGATATTTCTTATATTTGTTGTTCTTATGAGATCCAGCCATGTATATTTTTTCTGATCATCTCCATCATCCTTTTCCTGAGGGCAAATatcaggatatatatatatatatagttaatACCTGTCTTTGCGTAATTCATTTTTAAGAGTCTTTAAGTCCCTCCTCCATGTTATCCTGTAATTCTTGTCAGTTAAATGAGAGTCAAATATTTGGTCACCATCAGCTGTGCAGTGTCGTCTCTCTTGAAGATGACGTCAGGAGGAGTGATGCCGTTCTTCTTGGCAGCAGCTCTAATGATGGCCTCAGCCTCCTCCACTCGACCCTGAGACAGTAGCCAGAGAGGGGACTCTGGGATaaacctgagagagagacagagagagaaaaacttaACAACCAGGATGTTTGCAGTGCCTGTTATCACAGACCATATACAGAAAGAGCAGCCAGGTGATTAATTTGTGTTATTACTGAAGTGTTTTTAGTCAGTTGTTTGAGCCAGGGACCTCCTCACTCACCACCACATAGGTATGTACAGGAATCCTGGAGCAGACAAGGCCACCCTAAGCATTCTCCAGTCCCGGATGAAGTAGGCAAAGACAGGGAGGCACAGATAGCCGAAAGCGTACGATAAGCTGACACCCAGAGTGGCAAAGCTGACACGGCATGACTTATTCAGAAGCTCACATCCtgatgaacaaaataataaGAAAGAACATCAAGTACAGAACTAATCTGCCTAATGGTACCTTGCTAAAATAAGAAAATACTACGAGGCCAGTAAATTGACACAAGTGAAACCAGCTGGTTTGTAATTTTTGCTAAGGAAGGTTCCTTTCAGAAAGAAATGATCCTGAAATGACATGCCCAACCCTgaaactgtctctctctctctctctctcgctctatgtAGCcgttccaaattatgttttatggtAAGGTaatgttcaagttagatctgctgcatgaaGGAAAGTGAGAGGACACCCTTGTCCTGCTTGTATGTCTGATAATAAATAGGTCCATCTCATCTCAAGGTTTCAATCCACGATCGGAATAATAGTTTCATATTTGTCAGTTAACTTCAAAGTGTAAAATACATTCGGCATTGAGCTACACTCAAAATATTCGGGGCTGAAGCCCCAGCAAAATCGGCTGACAACACCTTTGGTTTTAAAACAGGAGCAGATTAAGGCAATTAGATACAGGTGGGCAAGGATCAAGTGGGATTGAGGTCTGAACAGGATTCTGGACTGGGATCAGGACAGGATGACGCTTGACTCCAAACCTTCAAGTGAAAGCGGTGACTCCTGACAGAACGACATTAGAAAGCACGGCAACTCTGGTAGGTCGCACTAGAGAGCACGGGGACTGGACAGGATGACACTAGAGAGCACGGTGACTCTGGACAGGATGACGCTAGAGAGCACGGGGACTCTGACACTAGAGAGCACGGGGACTCTGGACAGGATGACGCTAGAGAGCACGGGGACTAGACAGGTCGCACTAGAGAGCACGGGGGAGCTGGGACTGGAGCCAGGACTGAAGGTGGTGATGGAATGGAACTGGGGCAGGGACTATAGGGGCCTGGGAGTGGACATGGAGAGCTGGTCACTGGAGAACACAGAGAGCGGGCCAATGCAGAGAGCTGGCCTTTAGAACACAGAGAGCGGGCCACTGTAGAACACAGAGAGCTGGCCTTTAGAACACAGACAGCGGGCCACTGGAGAACACAGAGAAGGCAACTGTAGAACACAGAGAAGGCCACTGTAGAACACAGAGAGCGGGCCACAGGAGAACACAGAGAGCTGGCCACTGGAGAACACAGAGAGTGGGCCACTGGAGAACACAGAGTGCTGGCCTTTAGAACACAGagagctggagaacacagagcGCTGGCCTTTAGAACACAGAGAGCGGGCCACTGGAGAACACAGagagctggagaacacagagagCTGGTCACTGGAGAACACAAAGAGCTAAAACAGTCAAACTCACCTAGAACGAAAGCTGCACAATAATTTGCTATTTGTCCCAGGCCGACAATGAAGTAGAACACACAGAACATCTCCCAGCTGTTGGAAGCTGCCTGGATTAAGCTAAAGACAGTTTGGACTGCCATTGTGGCAAAGAAGATACATTTTCTTCCATACCTAGAACACATTTTAAATATCAAAAAATGTGATACGTcaatagtattattattattattattattattattattatttaataataataatataacattTTTTACCTGTCTGATATAATTCCTGACAGAAACGACCCCATCAGCACCCCAAAGAAGAACAAGGTGACTGTAAAAGGAGTTTTCCATTCATCATCACACACCAGATCCCACTGTGGAAAGTGTGATGAGAATAGTAAGTATTACATAAAGAAGAACTATGGaggctttctctgtctattcaACAACCCAGACTCTGGCCATTAAACAACATTCAGAGTGA belongs to Alosa sapidissima isolate fAloSap1 chromosome 20, fAloSap1.pri, whole genome shotgun sequence and includes:
- the LOC121694963 gene encoding solute carrier family 22 member 5-like isoform X2, giving the protein MRDFDEDTAFLGDWGPYQKLIFILLGLSSIPNGYVGMAMVFMADIPPHHCRLPFLNSSSYGGPGYNLSLPTEEVRGEVILSRCRRYAEQGALDAGSNQSSERCLDGWVFSKERYVSTIVTEWDLVCDDEWKTPFTVTLFFFGVLMGSFLSGIISDRYGRKCIFFATMAVQTVFSLIQAASNSWEMFCVFYFIVGLGQIANYCAAFVLGCELLNKSCRVSFATLGVSLSYAFGYLCLPVFAYFIRDWRMLRVALSAPGFLYIPMWWFIPESPLWLLSQGRVEEAEAIIRAAAKKNGITPPDVIFKRDDTAQLMEKDDGDDQKKYTWLDLIRTTNIRNITILNVIIWSIISLTYYGLSLNTPNMDGDPYLNCVFAAGTEFAGYTMMYFVGRYVSRRLTLSSCIFFCGIMLLLIKIVPAELGALSVTLAMFGKMSMTGAFAFVYLYGTELLPTVVRNMGLGMTTMASRVGSMLSAQIAYIGTYNKVLPYILMGCMSIICGVLSLLLPETKDEALPEHISQVKPLHCVTEKS
- the LOC121694963 gene encoding solute carrier family 22 member 4-like isoform X1, producing the protein MRDFDEDTAFLGDWGPYQKLIFILLGLSSIPNGYVGMAMVFMADIPPHHCRLPFLNSSSYGGPGYNLSLPTEEVRGEVILSRCRRYAEQGALDAGSNQSSERCLDGWVFSKERYVSTIVTEWDLVCDDEWKTPFTVTLFFFGVLMGSFLSGIISDRYGRKCIFFATMAVQTVFSLIQAASNSWEMFCVFYFIVGLGQIANYCAAFVLGCELLNKSCRVSFATLGVSLSYAFGYLCLPVFAYFIRDWRMLRVALSAPGFLYIPMWWFIPESPLWLLSQGRVEEAEAIIRAAAKKNGITPPDVIFKRDDTAQLMEKDDGDDQKKYTWLDLIRTTNIRNITILNVIIWSIISLTYYGLSLNTPNMDGDPYLNCVFAAGTEFAGYTMMYFVGRYVSRRLTLSSCIFFCGIMLLLIKIVPAELGALSVTLAMFGKMSMTGAFAFVYLYGTELLPTVVRNMGLGMTTMASRVGSMLSAQIAYIGTYNKVLPYILMGCMSIICGVLSLLLPETKDEALPEHISQVKPLHWFCKVKKSEGRNRKEENGCSSSKVEL